The genomic DNA TGACTTATTGTTGGGTTTCGTCATAGGTTGAGGTCGTTAGAAGTCACCATAGAACGGGATTAAGGTGGGGAGAAGTATGGATGACGGTGCTGGTTACTGTCCCATATGACGACAGTTCTTGGGTTTTAATCATATGTGCGAATTGTGTAATTGGAAAACAGGGGATTATGTTTATGTTAATCACATGTAGATTCCatctgtttgttttttttatttttcaggtATTATCAACAAAAGGGGAACTATAGATTCACTTAACATGTGGCTTCTCTTTTTGAATGTTGAATGCATCTTTGGTGATGTGAGTTGTGACTTGTTTGAATTTAACAAACTACGGAACATAGCAATGGACCGATCAGCAGGTACGTCGCCGGAACTGGATGCTCGTCGGCCGAAGACGAGCGTGGTATGGTGTCGTGGAGGTGGGGTTTCAGGTTTGGGCGGTGCTTGATGGAGAAAATGGTGATGGTAGAGGGTTGGGTGATAGATGTTGCAGATGAAGTTGGGGGTGAGTGGTGGGTCGGCGATGAAGAGGCGGGGTGGGTGTTTGTCCGGCGGTCAAGGGGTAGGGTGGCTatggtgatggtgggtgtggGTGGCCGGTTGTTTATAAGCGAGGGGTAAATAAGGTGGGCCCCACACTTTTAATAATCCATAATTGTTTTTTTAAAGGGAggggtaaataagtaatttcagatggaattaacggagaaaactaacggacatccactcCATGGACCATCCGAGTAACAAAAAGTAAACCATatggagcaccggtgtaattttcaaaagttgaggactataggtattattttataaaatcacAGGTACTGTAcgggcattttactcttttctaTATGTAGTGAATGTAAAAATAGCTTATTGAAAAAATACACAGTTaaacttttctttttctattttatCACTTTACTGCAACTGTTCCACAAATAAACTAAACAGTGAAGACATCAGTACGAATGACGAATGTTGGATTTTATGCAAATCTGACATTTAAGTTAATGAATTGACAATTGTAGACACTTTTTGTACAACAGAAAATAACCGCAGTGCTTATATATCTTAAACAGGAGTTTTGCAAACTCAACGGCAATACCATGGGCCAACGACAATAGTAAAATTGCTACTTAACCAATACGAAACAGTTGCACAATGATCAGAAGATACATTCAACATTTACTGTCTAAATTTCCTACGCAGGCTCCGAAAATGCACAACTGTTGTTACATATATCCGATCCTTCATGTTACTCAAGGAGGCAAAAAACAAATATCTGCACCGGTTATTGAGAAATAAAGCACCACATAATCCCAAAAATCCGACGGCAAATCCACCACCCATACCTGTGTAATATGATTTCCAAAATTCGTCTCTATCTTCCTTTCCAACAACAGTtgcaggtggaggtggaggtggagatgGAAGCCCGCATCTTTGTGTAAGTGGGAGTCCACAAAGTTGAGGGTTACCACTGTAGGATGTATAATTGAAGCTTTGGAGTTGAGTTCCGGTTGGTATTCTTCCTGACAAGTTGTTGTAGGAGAGGTTAAGATAACTTAAACGTGTTAACTGTGATAAACTCGACGGAATATTTCCAGAGAACTCGTTTCTTGACAAGTCAAGAGAATCAAGAGATCTCAACCGACCCATATGCTTTGGAAGTTCCCCGTGTAGTTTGTTGTCCGAAAAATTTAAAGAGACCAACTCTAGAAGATTAGTGATCTCAGAGGGAAGTTTCCCATACAATTTGTTGCTTGAAATATCAATGCTCTTTAGTAGGTGAAGGATACCTCTTCCAAATTCACGTTGTGTTCCCTTCCATGCAACCAGTGCATTGTCGGTGAAAAGGGCCTCTTCATCCGAAGCGCAACTGGAATTACGTCCTCTCCGCTTCGGACATGTATATGCACTGCGATTCATTGAATAACGAATTGATCTAGGGTGATGGTATTGCCAAGGGAGAGTTGATACATAAGAGGAGTAATAATGGCTCATAACATCATCTCCAAGCCGTCTATTAGCCATAGCCGTGAAATTACCAAAGCATCTAGGAATGTTACCCAATAATCCTTCGAGTTGGTTGTTACTCAAATCTATTCCAGGGTAGCGTTCAAAGACCGACGTGATATCTGGTAGCGTACCTTTAATTTCATTTGAAGAAAGGTTAAGAAATTTCAACCCAGATGGTAAGTCCCAGAACCACTCGGGAATGCGATCCGATATTCCATTATTCGAAATATCAAGATATGCAAAATTTCTTTGAGATTGAATCCACATGGGGAAACTAGGGCCCAACTTGCAGGATTGCATCTTTATAGTGTTTAACTGGAATCGGATTTTCGCATGGGAGCTTAAGTTTAGTGCAAAAGAATTGAAAGACAGGTCCAGATAGGTTAGTTGAGTCACTCCTATTAAGTTTCACTCGTCAACTTGAGTGAGGTTTAGAAAATGAACATCAGAGATTACACCTTTTAGGGGACACGGGGTGGTGCGTTATAGCACCGTGATGAACAAAAATAACGTGTTGAACACCGCCCCGCCTATTAAGTTTCACTCGTTATTTTTATAACTCGTAATAATCTTCACGCGTTGAACTTCAGGTTCTTTTGTCCCACCCATTAAGATTCTTTTGTCCTTTTGTAAACAATTGAATACAAAGTTTGATGAAAAGTTCAATTCAGGTCCTCAACTTTTAAGACCTATTTTTAAATAGcttttctatcactagtgataccaccccgcctacatttctatcactactagtgatagaaatttggttgatgacatggcatgatatGAATGGACAATGGCATGATAAGATCGAAATGTTGTAAGTTGGTAAGGGAACTCAAAGAATGTGGTATAGGATTGTACTGAAAATCAATTCCACTTAAATCAAGGTACTGTAACCGAGACAATAATGATAAAAAATGACTAATTGTAATATTACCAGACAAGCCGTTAGAAAAGGTCGAAAGATCAAGTTCAGTCACATGACCAGTGCGGTTGTTGCAACGGACACCCACCCATTGACaacaatccttcttttctttgttcCCCCAATCATTTAGAGTGTTATTGATGTCGACTAGGTTTGCTTTGAAGCCTAGCAGTGTCTGCCTCTCCTTATCATTACAGGATCTCGTGAGCGACATGTTGGCATCGTCTATGAACCCCGATGCATGACCACCGTTGATAAATGATCCCGTGAATAGCAGCATTGACACGAAAACAAACATTATATATATGATGTTGGTTCGTGTGttatcaaaaccaaaaccaaaatcaaTCAATTAAGTTTTTTGAACCTGTTGTTGAGGCTAAGAGTACTTGTTATAATCCTAAAATGCTCCATATTTATTTGCTAAATATTtccaaaagaagaaaaaaatctTTCGAGTTGACTTGGTACATGGAAgtagggctggcaattttacacgaatacatgacacgaacctacacgaagttaacaggtatcgtgtatggccttaacaggtatcgtgtaccaaacaggtagacacgagaCTATCTGTTAATTTTCGTCTATAAACAGGTTAAATACatgtttacctgttaatacccattaatacacgataagaaattaagttaaataaaactcatcagccaTGTGCGTGTGAGTTCCTTAATTCTtttctattttcattcctcattcaattcaaaaataaaataaaaccctaaactccctTTGTAAACTCTCAGATAGCATGTTGTGTTCGTGTTTTTGTTCGtgttaacaggtaattttcgtgtataacagtcgaacagtcgtgttaacaggtaattttcgtgtatatcgtgtcgtgttcgtgtttgaaaaaaaggacacgataagttatcgtgtatgagatttcgtgtatcgtgtcttatcgtgtcgtgtcttatcgtgtacgggtatacacgatatgtCAGCCCTTCATGGAAGATAACAGGTCTTCTAATCAGTCCAACCCATTGAGTGAATTTGGAATTTGGAATTTGAAATTTAATAAAGAAAAGT from Helianthus annuus cultivar XRQ/B chromosome 7, HanXRQr2.0-SUNRISE, whole genome shotgun sequence includes the following:
- the LOC110867023 gene encoding receptor-like protein EIX2; protein product: MFVFVSMLLFTGSFINGGHASGFIDDANMSLTRSCNDKERQTLLGFKANLVDINNTLNDWGNKEKKDCCQWVGVRCNNRTGHVTELDLSTFSNGLSGTLPDITSVFERYPGIDLSNNQLEGLLGNIPRCFGNFTAMANRRLGDDVMSHYYSSYVSTLPWQYHHPRSIRYSMNRSAYTCPKRRGRNSSCASDEEALFTDNALVAWKGTQREFGRGILHLLKSIDISSNKLYGKLPSEITNLLELVSLNFSDNKLHGELPKHMGRLRSLDSLDLSRNEFSGNIPSSLSQLTRLSYLNLSYNNLSGRIPTGTQLQSFNYTSYSGNPQLCGLPLTQRCGLPSPPPPPPATVVGKEDRDEFWKSYYTGMGGGFAVGFLGLCGALFLNNRCRYLFFASLSNMKDRIYVTTVVHFRSLRRKFRQ